The Topomyia yanbarensis strain Yona2022 chromosome 3, ASM3024719v1, whole genome shotgun sequence nucleotide sequence atatgaattatatgataaatcttttatctcactactaggttgGTTACTTGGTGATCTGTGCTTTATAATACCATCCAACATCCACCTCGCGGTTGAACGGAACGCTTAATCCAAGAGGTAAATACATTAACTCTAGAAAAAgttgaagtgaacttacacattattttgtctttgaggtgaacttactttaatttttcagaaatagtttgtttattattaaactacttcacaaaatattttcggaattgagttccttgaatcacgtagatgtgttttcattctGCCGATATGCAAAATCTGTTCAGTAATACAATAGGCTGTATGTAACGGTCTCAGTTAGTTATTATTGGTAAGTAAGgaataaaactataaaatgttcaatatctccgcCGTTCTTGAAcgaattttgacaatctatagcttattATAATGGTATTGTTCTAAGCTTTTTAATTATGACTGCTAcgttcaaaatttatattcctaaaacgtgttttgacaaaattactcatatctcagaaagtaaggaaaatatccaaaaacaaaaataatagtgtcaaattatCACGTTAGGCATTTCATTCGAAACTAGTTTCGATacgatcggttcagccattcctgagGTAATTACATGgcattagtgcacatacatacatacatacatacacacacatacaggcattgtcccaatttgtcaagctgagtcgattagtatatgagactcggtgcTCTGGGCctcgaaaaaagttttcaaatatgaatcgaatcctatacattccctctgtaagaaatgtaaaaacgatcAATGATAAGAACTCGTAACCGCCTCTCCCTTAAATTTAGCTTCATTTCAAACCATTTTCGTCTGATGAACTGGAAAGTCTGTGAAGTACTCCACGCAAACCAAAACACGCCGTACATGATTTTCCACGGCCAACGATAACGTCCTCATCTTATTGAAAAATGCAATACATTTAGTTGAAAAAGGAATTTAAGAAACAATAAATGACAGCCAGATAGCCCCTCTCAATTTCTCGATTATTGAATAGTCTCGTTTAGTCACTTTCTGGGCTTCATGTTGTTCTACGTAATAAATTTTGAACTTGTCCAAATATCAAGAAACGCTGTTTAGTGAGTAAAATTCCATGCTTTCACATCGCAGCCACTCCGATCTACTACGTAGCTCGTGCTTACCCGCCTCACAAGCAAGCTGTTTGTCAATCAATAAACAAGCAAAGTTGATCACCACCATTCACGGGGGGTAATGCATATAGTGCATGGTCAATGTTCCTCTCTCGATCGATCGCTTTGTGCGTTCATTGTGCACAGCAAAAACGGGCACCTGATAAGGAAACGCAGTTCCAGTTTACATCAACTGCTCAGTATAAATGAATAGCGCTGAGAACTAACGGGATTTAGTTCACCGAGGCACTCGGATTCAGTTGCACTGTGGTATCGAAAGTAATGGAACACGGGACTCAGTTTTGTATAATCGGTGCTGGAACTGCTGGACTTGGTACGGCTAAGCGTGTACTGGAAGCCGGAGGTCAAGTTGTAATATTCGAACAGACTGACCAAATCGGTGGAACGTGGAACTACACGGACGCTGTCGGAAAGGATAAATATGGGCTGGATATCCACACTAGTATGTATCAAGGGTTGCGGACGAACCTACCGAAGGAGATTATGGGCTTTCCGGATTTTCCGATTCCTGAGCAAAAAGAATCGTACATTCCTTCGCAGGACATCTTAGGCTTTCTACGAATGTATGCGGACAAGTTCGATTTGACCCGACACGTGCGTTTCGAGCATCACGTTGTGATGGttgatattgttgatataggGCTGAAAAAGTGGAAAGTACAAGTTAAAAATTTGCCTGAAGCTAAAATAGAACTCTTTTATTTCGACTACGTGTTTGTTTGCAATGGGCACTATCATACTCCACTGACGCCTAACTATAGGAATGCGAACCTTTTTCAAGGAAGGCAACTGCACAGTCATGATTACAGATCGGCGGAGCATTTTAAAGGTAAGGGCTGtgaatttacaataaaattataaaccaACTAGAACTGTGATTACAGATGAAAAAGTTCTTGTGATCGGTGCCGGCCCATCCGGGATGGATCTTGCGTTGGAAATCTCTAAGAAAGCACTTCACGTGTCCTTGAGCCATCACTCAAAGGATCCAATCAAcactattttcccaaaaaacttTAGGCAAAAACCAGACGTTCAAGAACTCACATCAACTGGTGCACTGTACGTGGATGGAACGAGCGAGAATTTCACCGTTATCCTTTATTGCACAGGATACCGGTACAGTTTTCCATTCCTGAGCTCAAACTGTGGAGTTACTGTCGAAGATAACTACGTACAACCGTTGTTCAAACACTGCATCAACATTAATCATCCGACGATGGCCTTCATCGGACTTCCGTACTACGTTTGTGCGGCGCAGATGTTCGATTTGCAGGCGAGATTTTGTCTCAAGTATTACTGCGGAGAGGTAAAGCTTCCCAGTCGGAAAGAGATGATCGCTGATATGAACGAAAAAATGGAACAACGATGGGGACAAGGATACAGAAAGCGTCAAGCGCATATGATGGGACCGGCACAAGGCGAGTACTACGAGGATTTGGCGAGAACAGCCGGACTGGAACCGCTCAAACCGGTGATGACCAAGCTGCATAACGAAAGCAGTCGGAGGTTTAATGATGATCTGCTTAACTTTCGAAGAGATAAATTCAGAATAGTCGACGATCAATCGTTTGAAGAAGTTGTTGACGATATGAAAAGTTGAAAGCATGTCAGTCAAGCTATTGCATTGCATTTtgtcaaatatttattttaagagATATTATGGATAATTTTTTAGAGAGAACTTATGTTCCGCAAAGAGTTTAAAAGGTGTTGAATTGTTCGCAGAGTAGCGAGTAGATGTCTATGTAATTAGATAACAGGAACATTGACCAAAATTCTTTGGTCTGAAGAACAGCATTTTGGAATCGATCCTGTTATTTCCCGAAAATGTTGCTTACGAAAACCTACACTTTAGAGGCATGGAAAGTTAAAAGTTATTTTGGTGTGTCCAAAaatgtttccaatttttttgaacTATAGCGTCAGTCTGGTGCCTTGgtcaagtgccagattttgAGTTGAAACGTAAACAACTAGGTTATTTCATATTTTGTACAACAATATAATATGATAAAGAGTAATGTGTCTATTAGGGCAATAAAGCCTATTGTTACCATATTAAGCACCTCTTAGTTTTGAACCAAGTACAggccagattcgattatccgtagggtgcaggaaaatttcgcttcggataaccgaatcaaaacaaatgttttttttttcttcatgaaatatatttcttatatgttgaaaaacagtatcTAAGGTACATGCATCAATGTTTGACTCTTAGAACATTTGTTTGATCAAACCCTTTTAATAACGAATCGATCACTTTATATTCTATAAAGTGATATTAAGAACAATAAGTTATATAGccaagttattttattttaaagtattgTGTTCGATTGATTGGGATACTTATGTTTAGTCTAATAATCATGCGGCATAAAACTAAATTCTCTGCGTGAAACTTCAGTTATCTTAATgctggtttcggtaaattcagACAGAAATAACAACTGAATTTATGATTACGCACTACTGGTTTGTATATAACAACAAAACTTTGGGAATcctctaagggccgatttcttcaccctcgcttaacgtttaaaccaggttcaccggTACGTTTAAACCCGGCTTAAGCGTAAAGCGAAGGTGAtgaaatcggccctaagagaAGCAACAAGCTAGATTCCACTGAGAAGcctaaaaatttgtttcaaacccGTCCAAAACAGGTCCAATAATGGACGCCAGCTGAACGGTCTGCTGGGCGTCGCTTAACGTTTGTCGAACGAAAGACCAGCATTGGACGATTTTAAAACATGGATTTCTAGAAGGATAAGTTTTGCACACGTTACAAGTAAAAAAACTTTACGCGCGACACCAAGGATCGTGCGTTGTTCAATCAGCAGCAGCATCATAATCGTCGTCATGCGCTCTAGGGCTTTGGAGAGCCACTCAGAAACTAGCTGATTCTTGGTTCTTGGAAGTTTTAGATATAAATATGTTCAAACGCATTGAGTGATTCAGTTTGTTATACAAcacagtaaacttttttctcttgtttgctTGGTGGAAACATCATCCAGAATCTTTATTTGGCCATTGTTCGGTGTTCTACGTAGCCGAGCCACTTAAAGGATGTTCAGTGCATCTACTTCGTATCGAATTATTAGCGCTGTTCTACAGTGAAGATCCTATTTTACTGGTCCCCGTGTTTGTCTGCCTCCGaatttgtcagctttttgacccgattttgccAGCCACATTTAAGACAaagtcttgtggtttgattctccTATGTTACATGTTGGGATTAAAGTAAAAGTCTTTTACTTAAGTGTGCTAAGAATTCAAAATGTCGATGTTCTTAAAGTGATCAAaaagtttcgatttttttaactgaTGCGATAATAGACTGATTCAGAAGATTTGAGTGGGGTTTTAGATAGTCCCAATCAATATGAAACATATATGTTCAGATTTTGTCAATCTTCAATACATAAtggggctgacaaaatcggttattatattcattctaaaaattacaaaaaaaatcccagATTTTAAAGTTTTGTTCTTCTTGTAATTATAGCTGGCATCTACAGGAAATTATAGTTTGTATCCAATCTattaggtacataaaattttataggACACTGCACTGAATTGAAAGATTTGTTGATTATatgaaatttctttattttcccaaattaaTTTTCACgagagtttaaaattttgtactACCAGGAATTTTAGCGGATATCCATTTCTATCGATTTTTGTATTTATATATTGggacaaaaaaagtttttttgtgaataatgcgatatttctgtatttctacgtatttttgtgaatattttttgagaaCATAAAATTCTGGTCTTCCAGAAACTGTTGCTGGTATCAATTGTAATTCATTGGTGTACGAAAATATGTAAGTCATCGCatcgaattcaaaattatatgttaaataattaaaatttctgtatttctacgaagttttcattattttttagaaaatacttattctttcagaaactgtagttgatagcaaataataaattataaataTGTAATGTAGCTTGAGAAAAACTAATGTTCCGATAAGCGAAACAATTTGTTCGGATTGTCgtactacggataatcgaatcattttctacggataatcgagactacggataatcgaatatgggctgtatatgagataatgacattaTCTATTTGGCTAAAAAGCGTGCAATGCCAAGTTCATGTtagattgaaaatatttgttCAGAAATATCGACCAAATTCAATTTTTAGTTACAATAAAATTACATTatgtagtgaaccgaaacaggatgGAAATGGTCTTAGCAAAACTCATGAATACAGGCGCTCAATATCCCATCCTTTCGCCATCGATATTTTGACAGAAACACTGAGACATAACCAAGGACTTAACATTAGTTTAACTTAATAACCATTTATTATTAATTCTCAGTAAAACTATTTGTTAAACGCTAGGACACTCTTAGTGTCATACATTATTTCGAAATATGGTTGAGCAAATTATCGATATATTATTTCACACCACCACAATCAAAATAATCATCCTGCATCCGACACACAGCACAGTGTTTTTTTCGATCAAATTCATGCGATCTATTGATTAGGCCTAAATCGTTACATTTGGGTCAATGATGTATTTCCATATGGTgttatttaaataattaatcttcaaaaagtgagatatatttaCCACCTTTCTTGTGAGTGCGTATATTAAAATGAAAGACATCAAAGTTGTAGATCAAGCTTTTGccaacaacttcgctgaagacacaaaatctttatctttaataTCTTTAACATTATTGCTGATTGTTTGTGGATGATCCCTTTAAAGCCAAATCAGTTATATTACTTTTTAAATATCATTCTGACAAGTTTGGAATGTTTCGTAAAATGGTTTGAAATATCAAAATGGACAAGTTACTGCGTTACAACATTGGTTGATCTCGTGTATCTTCAAATCAATTCGGCGAAAAATACGTTCAAATAGTAATTGGTTGTTTACGGTGAAACGGTTGAGTTTACGTCAATTGTGTTTTCGGGATACttatcaaaaattcaaatgtgTCAAGTCAGCATGCCGGTGGCTGTGTTTAGTGTCACCACCCGCACGACCCCGTCGTCTCCACGATGGATAGCGTGTATTCTTCCCATCTTCCAGCGTAGGGGAAGTTGATTATTGTCCTGTATGATAACAAGCTTTCCCACTTCCACTTGTATCAGCGGGCGCCAACGTTTTATTCGAGATTGGAGCTGAGAGAAATACTCCCTTCGCCATCTCGTCCAGAAATCTTGAAGGCTTCGCTGCATCAGTTGCCATCGGTTCAGACGATTTGTTTGGAGGGCTTTATAGTCGGTTTCGGGAAGGGGCGGTAATGACGTTCCTACTAAAAATGTGCTGGTGTCAACGGTTCCAGTTCGTTTGGGTCAGTAGAAAGAGCTGTAATAAGTCTGGAATTCAAGCATCCTTCCACTTGAATCAGCAACGTGTTTATATTCTCCGGCGTGACTGGATTATTTCCAAGGACTCATCGAATATGATGTTTGGCCAAACGGACAGCTGCTTCCCACAGTCCTCCTGAAATGCCACTTGGACACTTTGTCCCGGTGTTGCTTGCCATTTAGTAACTGCAAGAGCTCCAGTAGTTTGTTTCGTGCTCCGACGAAATTGGTACCATTGTCGGAATAAAGGTCAGTGTACCTGCCCCTTCTTGCCACAAACCTACGACGTGCTTGCAGGAACATGTCCGTAGAGAGGTCCGAAACGAGCTCTATATGTACTGCCTTTGTGCATAGACAGATAAAAATTGAGACGTACGCCTTCACCGCTGCTCGCCTGGGAACAGGTCTTAAATATATTGGTCCAAAATAATCTACCCCGTTTTTGAGAATGGGCGAGAGACTGTCACCCGAGCCGCTGGTAGTTCTCCCATGAACTGCTTCACGGGTGTAGGTTTAGGATCGAAAGCATCTCTGGCACTTGTACACTATCTGCCTTGCCATATCTCTCCCACGCAAAGGCCAGAAACGGAGTTTAACGACGCTCAAAAGCAGTTGAGGTCCAGCATGAAGTAACCGCTCATGATAGCGTTGCAGCAACATGCGAGTGAGACGACGGCGATCTGGGAGTGCCATGGTGTGTTTAGTATCTTCTGATGCCGTGGAGTGCTTTAGTCTTCCACCCAACCTAATGAGACGATCTTCGGCGATGCCTGAATTGTGCCACCGCAACGGTGACTGACCTGGTACCGGCTCACCCTTTGATAGTGCCTTCCACTCCTCGGAAAAAAAACTCCAATTGCGCACGGTGAACTCAAACACGTTCTGCTTCCCGTAGCTCGATACTAGTGAGAAACCCTGATCGACGATCGAATTGCTGTCTGTCGTATACCATTTCCGAATATGACGAAAATTCACCGATATACCAATTGTTGAATTTTCTCACTGGAGCCACAACCACTGTACGACGCCTTTCCTCTTCTCCCTCCTCGCTATTCAAATCGCCGGGGTACTGGGGCCACTGATCACGAGCTTCTGCCAAACAGGTTGGACCATTCCACCAAGTTTCGTTGTTTATAATATCTTGTGGGAAAATTCCCCTGGAGATCAAAACAGCAGGACTATGTATTCCGGGAACATGACGACATTCCCCACGTTCCGTTAGGTTTTGTATTTTCGCCACCCTGTTGGCAATAAACGTGCTCCATGAAGATGGTTCCGCTTTAATCCACCGCAACACACAAGTGGAATCTGTCCAGAAGAAAACGGGCGAATTGATTCTAATAGACTGCTGTACCTTCTCATATAATTGAGCGGCTATGAGCGCTCCACAAAGCTCAAGTCGCGGTATCGTTTGGCATTTTAAAGGGGCAACTCTCGATTTGGATGCTAACATACGAACCGCCACCTTCCCTTCTGCATCTTGGCATCTGTAAATGCACGCTCCATATGCCTTCTCAGAAGCATCCGAGAAGCAGTGTAACTCTATTGCCACCGCGCCGGGTAGAATAACACTTCGGTTAATTCGTATCTCATTCAATAACGGTAACTGCAGGTGGAACTTTCGCCAATTCTCACCCACCGTTGAAGGTATAAGTTGATCCCAGTCTAATCTGTTGCCATCTTCGTCTCTTAGCGTCCATAACAGCTGCATGAATAGCTTGGCGGTTGTGATAGTGCCTCCTATGAGTCCCAATGGACTAAACAGTGTGGCTATTATCGAAAGAATACGGCATTTAGAGAAGCCATCCATAGTATCAAGCGTCGGAATATTGAACTCAAACCTGAAAACATCGGTATTGGGCAACCATGTAAATCCCAAGGTTTTCACTGAGAGGTCTTGGTCCAAGTTGATCCCATCAGCATCACGTATCGCTAAGTTTTCTTCAGCGATTCCATCCAAAACTGGAGCTGCATTCGATGCCCATTTCCTGAGACGAAATCCACTGCTGGACATCATCTCATCTAATTGGATTCGTAGTTAGGTCGCTTCTTCAACATTATCCGATCCTGTCAAAACGTCATCCATGTACGTGTCCTTGATAGCTGCTTGGGATGCCAACGGAAATCTTCATCTAACGTCAGTTGCTTTAGTGTGCGCGTTGCCAGTTCGCACGTTGCTACCTCATCCGTAGGCGATGGACGCCAAAAAATCCATTGCAGTGGACTCTCCTCCTGTTTGACATCGATTTGCCAATCGATCGATTTTTTTCGACGTCGGCTACAATCATGATTTGCTTGGTTCTTCATCGCATGATTATCGACCGTAAATCCTCCTGAATTACCGGCCCCACCATTAGTACATCGTTCAACGAGACGCCCAACGAAGTTTTGCAAAATGCGTCAAAGACCACTCGAACCTTTGTGGTCATGCTTGCCTCCTTAACCACCGGATGATGTGGTAGATAGGAACGCTTGATCGTATCGTGCACATTTTTTCCCAGACGACAATACTCGTCCATAAACAAAAGTACTGTTCCTTTAGGTCAGCGTTCCTTGCTAACCTGCGCTCCGTTCCTAGGAGCCGTCGGAATGTGATGTCCTTTAAATCGCCCATTCTtcatataaatgaaattttccaactaaatatttttttggtaaaagaaATGAGTCTTTGGAAAAGGTGTGCAGATTGCTTTCACGAATAAACTACTGAATAAACGAAGTCTCTTCTTTAAAAGATGTTATAGCTCATTATATTTAGACGACTCCCATTTTTTTGAATATCTTTTCAATTGTTATTCCTACGGGTTTCATATATTCTACGAAGTTATTTCATTTGTCAAAATgcacaatttttattataacgtaATTTTTGATATctcgagtattttcgaagatattgtcttccttcggaagggaagtaaaccgttggtccccggtgcatgagttgatggatcgatatctagtccagatagtggagtcacctctctggcgtcggtaaagaagatgtaaaattcaacttctatacttactcacaaatatctcctcctcccgtgatacttgtgaagtgcgcagtagtatatacggtctTTAGCAAAAAGTAAGTATGGGACTAGCATTCctttccttctgcgatctacgttcgggacTGGCCGGCaccagtattgatcaataaaaatcactttaggattaccaggagttgcacattgaaagatgttttgctATTCGATAACGGAGTGACAGCTAGAGGtgatcgcacaagctcaagctctcgaatattttcaaagatattggacttttttttaaacAGCAACAGACAAATGAGCTTTATTGAGTTTTGTTGTGTTGATGTAGCATTTCTAATTGCAACTAGAGCTGGATACCCGATTTTTTCCCGTTCGAAAGTTATTACTTTTAAAACTTTTGCTAATTGTACCAAAAATATCGAATAACTTCTTAGTGCCAAGAGATAGACCGATGATCTTCTGGAAAGATATGTATCTTGATAAAACGAACAACTTTTTTGAACTTAGCGAATCTACGATATTTAAGGAGTTAGGTTTAAAACAAGGGTTTTATGAAgtcattcacaaacaacggtcAATAACTTCGAGTCAACTGTAAATAGAGACTTttggtcttcagtaaagatgttgGCATAAACAAGTTGTTTTGCATTTCTGAAGACTTCATCTTGCttttcaaactttgaaaaaaatgttgcaagGATCTCACTTCAAGAGGGATTAATCGCTATATCATCATAAAACATCCTAGAAGACATCATTCCTGTACGCTGGACCGTTTTCGCGTGAATAATTTTTCGCACGtctttggcgattttttttaacttctaATTATAAAGGTTTTATCCTTAGggtattcgcctcttttcggattAGAGAATCCTCTTTTTTCataaatctctaaccctatgtgcggggttgggaatcgaacccaggggAGCTGCGTACAATGCAATCGATTAACCAACTACGTTATACCCGTCCCCCAATTTTTGGCGATAAAAACCACTGTGCATAGGAAAGCATCACCAGTGTCGCCAAACCATAGCATTTACTAGAAAAGTTATTATAcagcaattttgaaaataagtaaccaattctagagaaaattttcaataggacgtaagtaacattgagagcctctctttgttcactttctctttcgtttattacgacgtcattataacactttgcactaattttccagtacatatcgaaaggcgacggtttttactagaatattatgcaaagagtagagtagtaaatgttgaaatggccgagtaatgaacagaagagaaagaccccaaagagaatctctcattgttacttaagTCCT carries:
- the LOC131691211 gene encoding senecionine N-oxygenase-like, translated to MEHGTQFCIIGAGTAGLGTAKRVLEAGGQVVIFEQTDQIGGTWNYTDAVGKDKYGLDIHTSMYQGLRTNLPKEIMGFPDFPIPEQKESYIPSQDILGFLRMYADKFDLTRHVRFEHHVVMVDIVDIGLKKWKVQVKNLPEAKIELFYFDYVFVCNGHYHTPLTPNYRNANLFQGRQLHSHDYRSAEHFKDEKVLVIGAGPSGMDLALEISKKALHVSLSHHSKDPINTIFPKNFRQKPDVQELTSTGALYVDGTSENFTVILYCTGYRYSFPFLSSNCGVTVEDNYVQPLFKHCININHPTMAFIGLPYYVCAAQMFDLQARFCLKYYCGEVKLPSRKEMIADMNEKMEQRWGQGYRKRQAHMMGPAQGEYYEDLARTAGLEPLKPVMTKLHNESSRRFNDDLLNFRRDKFRIVDDQSFEEVVDDMKS